The following is a genomic window from Hymenobacter chitinivorans DSM 11115.
GTTCGTGGTGCGCGAAGCCTTCCAGAGCAAGCGCACCCAGGCCGGTATTACGGCCGGCATCCTGGGCGAATACGAGCCGCTGCTCATCGAGTCGTTCATGCCCGCCAATGGGGTTATCTTCTCCGACGGCGTGGAAACCGACTTTCTGCAGTTCAACGCCGGGGCTATTGCCACCATTAGCGTAGCCCCGGAAAAGGCCCGGCTGGTGGTAAAATAGGGGTAGAGACGCATGCTTGCGTCTCAGTCGTAGCTGACGTTGTTGGATTGACGTTGAAGCGGGTCGATTCTACTCGTGCAACGATTGAGACGCAAATAGGCGTCTCTACTGCGGGCGGGGCTCTTCATTCGTCTGCTGTCATCGTCATCTTATGCTTTATCTGAAACGCTTCGTAGCGGCACTGCTGCCCGGGCTCCTGGGGGCTTCCTTGGCTACGGCCGGCCCGGGCGCTTTGCCGGCCGACACCCTGCGGCTGCGCCAGCACCTACTGGCCCTCACTGGCACGCCCCAGCCCCGCAACTACCAGCACCTGCCCAGCCTCAACCAGGCCGCGGGCTATATCCAACAGCAGCTGCAGGCCGCCGGGGCCCGGCTCAGCGAGCAGCCCTACGCGGTGCAGGGCAATACCTACCGCAACGTACTCGGCTCCTTTGGCCCCGAAAATGGTCCCCGCCTCATCATTGGGGCCCACTACGACGTGTGCGGGGAGCAGCCCGGGGCCGACGACAACGGCACCGGCGTGGCCGCTTTGCTGGAGCTGGCCCGCCTGCTGGGCCAGCAGCCCAGCTTGCCCTACCGTGTGGATCTGGTGGCCTACACGCTGGAAGAGCCGCCGTTTTTCCGCACCAAGCACATGGGCAGCTACGTGCACGCCAAGTCCCTGCACGATGCGGGAGTGGCCGTGAAAGGCATGGTAGCCCTGGAAATGCTGGGTTACTACGACGACCGGAAACACACCCAGGATTACCCCGTGGGCCCCTTGAAGCTGGTGTACGGCAGCCGGGGCAACTACGTGACGGTGGCTCAGAAATTCGGCAACGGGCGCTTCGGCCGGCAGTTTGCCCGCCGCTATAAAGCCCAGGCGGCGCTGCCCGTGAAGCGCTTCAAGGCCCCGGCCTGGCTGCCCGGCATCGACTTTTCCGACCACCTCAACTACTGGCAGTTCGACTACCCCGCCGTGCTGCTCACCGACACCGCCTTCTACCGCAACAAGCACTACCACGAGCCCACCGACACGCTGGACCGACTCGATATGCGTCGTCTGGGGTTGAGCGTGGAAGCCCTGCTGGCGGTAGTGCTGGGGCTGTGAGGAAATGACTTAGAACGGCCTATATAATAGGATTTATTGAAGCCAGGGGCTAACTAAAAGCGCCGCGCAAGGTGGCTGGTAGATGGCTAGAAGGTCCCAACTTTTTGGCTGGTAGCCGGCTCGAAGCCCGAAGTTGATTTCTTGGATTATATCTGGGGTCCTGGGAGAAGCCGGCTCAACTCACTTGGGAAACTGGCCCACCCACACCCAGCCAATCTGGACAATTAAGTATTGCTCTCCATCCTCGGCGGTATGAAAGCGGTGCGGGCGGCGCAGTTCGTGGGCCGGCCAGCCGTTGGGGTAGTCGAAGGTGTCGAGCCACTCCTCGTGCGCGTGCGTCGTCCAGCTGAGGTGGTCGGCGCCGGGCAGCTGTTGGTACTCGGGCGGCAGGGGCGGAGCGTCGGGCACGGCCGGGCCAAACACGTCCTGGTACCACGGAATCCGCTCCTGAATGCCAGCCACCACCTGGGAGGTGTGGGCAAAGTCGGCTTCCGTGAGCCAGACGGCCAGGTAAAACGGCCCCGCCTGCCGTGTGAGCTGCCCCTGCCACTGCCCGAAGGTGCGCAGCAGCTTTTGCGCGGCCAGCTGCCGCACGGCTTTGGGCAGGCGCTGGCCGTGCCAATGCCAGGCGCCCAGGCCGAGCTTGGCGTAGTCGTAGTGGCTGCGGAACAACTCGGCCGCGTCCAGCGGGCTATGGTGGGCGCAATCCTGCTGCAGCCCGCGCAGCTTACGGCGGTAGCCCCGAATTTTCTTCATGACCAGCAGAAATATGGGGTAACGGAAGGCTGCTAAACGGAGTATAGACTTGCTAACTACCTATAGCTTTCAGCCGTTCACAGCGTTTAAACCGAATATGGACCAGATCATCTGCCCCAAGTGCCAGCACAAGGACGCTACCAAGAGCGGCATTATCGCGGGGCGGCAGCGCTACCGGTGCAAGAACTGCGGCTACCATTTCACGGTGGCCAAGATAGGCAGGGAAGTCAATACCTACTATGTGGTCAAGGCCCTGCAGCTGTATCTGGA
Proteins encoded in this region:
- a CDS encoding M28 family peptidase, whose translation is MLYLKRFVAALLPGLLGASLATAGPGALPADTLRLRQHLLALTGTPQPRNYQHLPSLNQAAGYIQQQLQAAGARLSEQPYAVQGNTYRNVLGSFGPENGPRLIIGAHYDVCGEQPGADDNGTGVAALLELARLLGQQPSLPYRVDLVAYTLEEPPFFRTKHMGSYVHAKSLHDAGVAVKGMVALEMLGYYDDRKHTQDYPVGPLKLVYGSRGNYVTVAQKFGNGRFGRQFARRYKAQAALPVKRFKAPAWLPGIDFSDHLNYWQFDYPAVLLTDTAFYRNKHYHEPTDTLDRLDMRRLGLSVEALLAVVLGL